The following DNA comes from Phytohabitans rumicis.
GTCGCCACCCCGGCACAGCTCGCCGCCGTCGCCAAAGCGCTAATCGCCCGGCGTACCTGTCCCACCTGCGAACAGGTGAAGGGCTACTACATCCCCCGCCGTTCCGGTGAATGCCTCGACTGCAACCCGGAGGTCAACTGATGACCACCCCCGACATGCCCAACTGCCACTGGTGCTTCGAGGGCAACACCCCCGCCGGCATCCACCCCTCCTCGGCCCCGTCTACATCCCCTGCCCCTACTGCTTCGCACAGTGCAACGGCTGCCGGGGCTACGGCCTGTTCCCCGCCGACTACGCCTGCCTGGGCTGCCTGGTCGAAAACCTCATCCGCCAACACCTGGCCCCGGTCTTCTGCCCCACCTGCTCCGGCGTGGTCGACCTCATCAACATGCACACCCCACCGGAGGTGAACCTCCATGTCCTCCACCACCACTAACCACCCCGGCCGCGCGCAGCGGTTCGAGGGCGTGGTCCTGGTCCTCATCGTCATCGCCGTCGGCACCGCCGCCGGAGCGGCCTCGTTCACCCACGTCAAAGACTGGACCCTCGACAACTCACCAACCGGTACTGGCGCCTGGTTCGGCTGGGCCAACGCCGTCATCTCCGAACTCGTCCCCATCGCCGCCCTGCTCACCATCCGGCGCCGCAAGCGAACCGGCGGACCGATCCTCTACCCCATGGCGTTGCTGGTCCTCGCTGCCGGCCTGTCCCTCGCCGCGCAACTCGGCGTCGCGGTCGGCGAAGTCGGCCCCTCCGGCTGGCTGCTGTCCGCCGTACCCGCCCTGGCCTTCATGGCCCTCGTCAAACTCGTCCTCGCCCCGGTCAAGACCTCCACATCGGACGCCACGACTGTCCACGAGGCCAACTCCACTGAGGACGCTCCGCACGCCAGCACGGTCGCTACTGAACCGGAACCGGCACTCGTACCGGCTGCTACCCCAGTGTCGGCGTTCACGCCGGACGTCCCGATGCATCTGCTGCCGACCGCCCGGTACGCGATGGTCAACCATCGGCAGACCACCGGCCAGCCCATCACGGCCGCCGAGCTCGGCGCCCGACTGAGCATCAGTCCGGACATCGCCGGCCAGCTCCTCACCGAGCTTGGCGAACCCGCCACCCCGAACATGCCGGCGCTGCCGGCCCGGGTCAACGGCGCCCGTCTCCCGGCCGATCACTAACACCTATACGCGAGTACGGGAAGCCCACCCACACCGGTGTGGGCTTCCCACCCCGCACCCCATCCATCCCCAGGAGGACACCCATGACCAACACCAGCACCGGCATCGAGTGGACCGACACCACCTGGAACCCGGTCACCGGCTGCACCCCCGTGTCCGCCGGCTGCGACCACTGCTACGCCGACGCCATCGCCACCCGGTTCGCCGGCACCCCCGCCTTCCCCAACGGCTTCACGCTCACCCTGCGCCCAGAACGCCTACGCGACCCGCTTCGCTGGCGCCGGCCCCGACGCGTGTTCGTCAACTCCATGAGCGACCTGTTCCACGAACGCGTACCGGACCACTTCATCGCCGAGGTCTTCGCCGCCATGGCCCTGGCACGGCAGCACACCTACCAACTGTTGACCAAACGGCACGGCCGCATGCGCTCACTACTGTCCCGCCCCGACTTCCTCAACCAGGTCGCCGAGGCCGCCTCCGAAATGATCGGGTCCGGCGTTCGCACCAAAGGCATGGGCGACGGCTGGACCGCCACACCAAGCCCGCACGGCAACATCTGGACGCCGCCATGGCCGCTACCCCACGTCTGGCTCGGCGTCTCCGTCGAGGACCAGAAACGCGCCGACCTACGCGTGCCCGCCCTGCTCGACACCCCGGCCGCCGTCCGCTGGCTGTCCTGCGAACCACTACTCGGCCCGGTCGACCTCAACCGAACCGACAAGGACGCATACGTCGACGGCGGCATCGACTGGGTGGTTGTCGGCGGCGAGTCCGGTCCGGCCGCCCGACCTATGCATCCCGCCTGGGCCATCAACCTGCGCAACCAATGCGTCGGCGCCCGGATTCCGTTCTTCTTCAAGCAATGGGGCACCTGGGC
Coding sequences within:
- a CDS encoding DUF5131 family protein translates to MTNTSTGIEWTDTTWNPVTGCTPVSAGCDHCYADAIATRFAGTPAFPNGFTLTLRPERLRDPLRWRRPRRVFVNSMSDLFHERVPDHFIAEVFAAMALARQHTYQLLTKRHGRMRSLLSRPDFLNQVAEAASEMIGSGVRTKGMGDGWTATPSPHGNIWTPPWPLPHVWLGVSVEDQKRADLRVPALLDTPAAVRWLSCEPLLGPVDLNRTDKDAYVDGGIDWVVVGGESGPAARPMHPAWAINLRNQCVGARIPFFFKQWGTWAPVAPDRGIPGRGTGRAVLAPDGTRHQITPDQPAPPGAVYMARYGKTRAGRTLLGETWNQYPPIGGDRS